GCGGGCAATGAGCTCGCCTCCTCTGGTAAATAAGAACCGGTAAGTCATGGATTTATTCCCTTTGCGAGTAACTGTCAGGTGGATGTTTACTTCATCTTCAAATTTAAGTGGATTCAAATACTCGCAGGAAGCAGACAATCTCGGCCAGCCGATTTTGTTACCTTCCAAATCTATGCAAACGCTCGTTCCAAGGGAGTTGAGGAACTGGTGTTCGGTTGTTTCCATAAAGATAAAGAAACGGGCAAAGTGACAAATCCCTGCCAAATCGGTGTCAGCGAATTCGATTTTGCGTTTTGTTTTATATTCGTAAGCCATATTTTGAAATCTATTAACTTGAATAATTCATGAACCACAGAGACACAAAGGCACAGAGGTTTGATTATATTGGAGATATGTCAGCATAATCAAT
This window of the candidate division KSB1 bacterium genome carries:
- a CDS encoding acyl-CoA thioesterase; amino-acid sequence: MAYEYKTKRKIEFADTDLAGICHFARFFIFMETTEHQFLNSLGTSVCIDLEGNKIGWPRLSASCEYLNPLKFEDEVNIHLTVTRKGNKSMTYRFLFTRGGELIARGQMSSACCICNPGEKIKAIPIPDFIADKIEEAPGS